The following nucleotide sequence is from Aptenodytes patagonicus chromosome 6, bAptPat1.pri.cur, whole genome shotgun sequence.
AGGTCCCTACCCTGGCTATCCTCCAGTGCTGCCTGGCACCCCCGGAGCCTATCCCCCGGCACCCCCAGGTGGCTATCCCTGTGGCCCCCCTCCGCCTGGCCTCTACCCACCGGAGCAGCACCCCCATGGGCAGCCCCCACTGGGGCATCATCCCCATGGGCCCCATGGGCCCCATCCGGGACCACCAGGAATGTCAGGGTGCCCACCGTGTCCCCCTAACTGCCATCAGAAGCACCATAAGAAGCACAAGAAGAAGCACTCCAAGCATCATGGAGGCAAGGTAAGAGTGAGGCAGCAGCAGGCCTTTCCGAATCTCTGCTGTGGTCCTTCAGACCCCCTCACACATTCCACAGCATCCAGCCTGGGCAGCTAGGGCTCCCCTCTTCCACCCTgtggcagctggagcaggctgccaaCACCTCAGTGGCTTTTTTAAGATGTGGCGACTCCTGTTTGGTTAATAAATAGGCAAGTATGAGTCATTTCAAGCGAGTCTTTTGAAACATGATCCATGAAATTCCTTGAAGCCATTTGAAAGTGACACAGCTCAGGGTGCACCACATGGTGTATTAAATTCCAGGACTTTGTCCTGCTCATCCGAGAGCAAGTCGTGCCTCTGTAAGGGACATTCGCTCAGTGtcctgcagcagaggagcagttcAGTTCCCTCTtaaaaaacgaaaaaaaaaccccaccccaaaaaaggaaaagcaattctcTGTGCCAGGAGTAGATGCTGCAGAAAATGCGATTCCAGTGATGGGCACCATCTGGAGTAGGTCTGAGTGAGGAACTGCTAAACAAAACCCCAGTTCCACCATTAGAGGTAGGAGCATTTCCCAAACAAAGCAAACCATCAGCTCCTCTCACTGTGTAACAGCTCTGAAAGTGATTTGCCTTGACGTTTACCCTTGCTGGCAGAGAGCAGGACCCTTCTGGAGTTTACTTAATTGTCCTGAACAGCcttgtaaaataataatgaaaaaaacagccCTCCCATGATATGCCTGTAATTATATTCtccaagcagaaaaataatggcTCCAAACTCTAAAACGTGGTTTGTAACAGCATTGCAATAAACATTGTGGTGATGTTATTAGTAGCCATTTTATCTTCAAGTCAAGGTATCCCGTCCAGGGTTTGCTGTCTGAGGTCGTGGTGCTGTGCTGACTCCCACGCAGGGTCACCCTCCACATGGCCCCCTGGGCCTTGACATTAACTAATTACCAGCTTGCAATCCAGTCAGCGTGCAAACCTGAGGGCACCGCTTTTGCTGGCGTGCAGACATCTGGGGGGAGGTGGGTCTGGAGCCACCACTGCTGCAGGCTCAACCTGGACCCAGCTGGGCACTGGGAACGGGCACCCACCACAGGATTGCTAACACCTATCAGAAATGGTGTGAAAGAGGGTTGTTTCCATGCTACCCTAAAGTTGTTTTATCTTCTCCAGCACTCCAGCAGCTCAAGCAGCTCAAGCAGCAGTTCTGACTCTGACTGAAGAGGACATCTCCCACCTGCATGGCAGTGAAGCGACGAAACAAGAAGCCGAATGCCCCATGGGAACCACCTGCATGTTGCTCCgttcccttcccctttctcttaGAGTGGCATTTTGCCTGCTGAGTGATTTTCTTGTTTTTAGCTTGTAAATTCTTTGACCTGGAATCGCTGTGAGATGATGGGCAGCAGCTCCGTCTTCTGTCTTTCAGGAGAGCCCACTGAAAGTCATCCCTGAGGCTGCAGGTAGCAGCGTGGGGAGTATCATGTGCTGGTTTGCACTCTGCTGGTGTCCGCGTGTTTTTTCCTGTGCAATTATGCCAACTGCTAACGTGGATCGCACTGCCCATAGAAGTACTTACATTTCATGTGAGCTTTCCCAGCTGTAGCAGAGGGGCTGGCTAGTGAATGCCATAACTTTCCCCTTGCTGAGCTGTATGGGTTACCATCCTCCATGCCAGGGTAATAATTAATTAgataattataattaataatagTGAGCTCTCTTTCTGAAGCCCCTGAGCCATGGCCATGGGACTGCAGCATGCTCAcaaaaaaaggtgaaaagcaTGGCAGTGCTTTCACCACAACAATTTTAACAcagggctgcttttgctgctgctttatttttgtttgcccGTTGTCATGGCTCAAGAGGATCCTTCCCAGCCCCGTTATCAAGAAGGCTTTACTGCCAGCCGGTGTGACTGGCTGCTGGAAACAAAGCGGCACAAACACAAGCAGCTCACTGTGGCAGAGGGAATCTCCAAAAGAGGTGGTGCAGCCCATCTCACCCAGATTTACTGCCAGCGCAGCCTTGTTAGTCCTTGTTGCACTGTTGGCTGGGCGTGTGTGcgtgctggggcagtgggattTCACTCCTGTGGCTCCGTTCTGGATGCAGTCATGTTTTGTCCTGTGGCCCTCGAAGCTCCCCTATAGCTCTCCTTTCCGAAGCAGGGAAAACACAGCAGTGACACTGCAGCACACATGGCCACAGCTCCCCACCGCCGTGCCCTTCCCTGCACCCACACTGCTAGCGCCTCTGCACCCCATGCCTGGGGTCCCCTATG
It contains:
- the LOC143161619 gene encoding uncharacterized protein LOC143161619, yielding MGSPHWGIIPMGPMGPIRDHQECQGAHRVPLTAIRSTIRSTRRSTPSIMEASTPAAQAAQAAVLTLTEEDISHLHGSEATKQEAECPMGTTCMLLRSLPLSLRVAFCLLSDFLVFSL